From Schistocerca americana isolate TAMUIC-IGC-003095 chromosome 11, iqSchAmer2.1, whole genome shotgun sequence, the proteins below share one genomic window:
- the LOC124553464 gene encoding uncharacterized protein LOC124553464, translating into MGKTQIWEKRKKGKNANMGKTQKWEKRKYGKTQIWEKRKYGKTHIWEKRKNGKNANMGKTQIWEKRKYGKNTNMGKTEVWEKHKYGKNANMGKTLIWEKCKNGKNANMGKTQLWEKRKHGKNMGQTQIWDKRKYGTNANVGQTQIWDKRKYGTNANMGQTQIWEKRK; encoded by the coding sequence atgggaaaaacgcaaatatgggaaaaacgaaaaaaggggaaaaacgcaaatatgggaaaaacgcaaaaatgggaaaaacgcaaatatgggaaaacgcaaatatgggaaaaacgcaaatatgggaaaacgcatatatgggaaaaacgtaaaaatgggaaaaacgctaatatgggaaaaacgcaaatatgggaaaaacgcaaatatgggaagaacacaaatatgggaaaaacggaagtatgggaaaaacacaaatatgggaaaaacgcaaatatggggaaaacgctaatatgggaaaaatgcaaaaatgggaaaaacgcaaatatgggaaaaacgcaactatgggaaaaacgcaaacatgggaaaaatatgggacaaacgcaaatatgggacaaacgcaaatatgggacaaacgcaaatgtgggacaaacgcaaatatgggacaaacgcaaatatgggacaaacgcaaatatgggacaaacgcaaatatgggaaaaacgcaaatag